From Pseudomonas hefeiensis, one genomic window encodes:
- a CDS encoding heavy-metal-associated domain-containing protein codes for MQTFNVQGMSCGHCVKAITQAVQAKDPAADVQIDLSARTVQVQSALSVDAVVQAIKEEGYEASLA; via the coding sequence ATGCAAACATTCAATGTTCAGGGAATGTCCTGCGGTCACTGCGTCAAGGCCATCACCCAAGCTGTGCAGGCCAAGGATCCGGCGGCGGATGTGCAGATCGATCTGAGCGCCAGGACTGTTCAGGTGCAGAGTGCTTTGTCGGTCGATGCCGTAGTCCAAGCCATTAAAGAGGAGGGGTACGAGGCCAGTCTCGCCTGA
- the cueR gene encoding Cu(I)-responsive transcriptional regulator codes for MNIGQAARQSGLSAKMIRYYESIGLLKAAHRTDSGYRIYGADDLHTLAFIKRSRDLGFSLEEVGKLLTLWQDRQRASADVKALARQHIDELNQKIRELGELRDTLQDLVEHCHGDHRPDCPILKELASGRCEKAVHA; via the coding sequence ATGAACATCGGCCAAGCGGCCCGCCAGAGCGGCCTGAGCGCGAAGATGATCCGGTATTACGAGTCCATTGGCCTGCTCAAGGCGGCTCATCGCACCGACAGCGGCTACCGGATCTACGGCGCCGATGACCTGCACACCCTGGCCTTTATCAAACGCTCACGGGACCTGGGGTTTTCATTGGAAGAGGTCGGAAAATTGCTGACCCTCTGGCAAGACCGCCAACGTGCCAGCGCCGACGTCAAGGCCCTGGCCCGGCAACACATCGACGAGTTGAACCAGAAAATCCGCGAGCTGGGCGAACTGCGCGACACCCTCCAGGACCTGGTGGAACACTGCCACGGCGACCACCGCCCGGACTGCCCGATTCTCAAGGAACTGGCGTCGGGGCGCTGCGAAAAGGCAGTGCATGCCTGA
- a CDS encoding BMP family ABC transporter substrate-binding protein — protein MHKRPLKKLLCAIAATVGLSAGLNASAADPLKVGFVYIGPIGDHGWTYQHEQGRKELVAKLGDRITTNYVENVPEGADAERVIRNMAKDKYDLIFTTSFGYMNPTLKVAKQFPKVTFEHATGYKQDKNLGTYLARTYEGRYVGGFIAAKMTKSKKIGYVASFPIPEVIRDINAIQLALNKYNPGTEIKVVWVNSWFDPGKEADAANALIDQGVDVVFQHTDSPAPIQAAERRGVYAVGYASDMAHFGPKAVLTSIVNDWGPYYIQATQSVIDHSWKSQDYWGGLKEGTVKLPISDLVPATVKVEAEQIIADIESGAFHPFTGPIKDQAGVEKIPAGVSATNAELASMNYYVEGMKAEIPK, from the coding sequence CCGCCGACCCGCTGAAGGTCGGCTTCGTCTATATCGGCCCTATCGGTGACCACGGCTGGACCTACCAGCATGAACAGGGACGCAAGGAACTGGTGGCGAAACTCGGCGACCGAATCACCACCAACTATGTGGAAAACGTGCCCGAAGGCGCCGACGCCGAGCGGGTGATCCGCAACATGGCCAAAGACAAGTATGACCTGATCTTCACCACGTCCTTCGGCTACATGAACCCGACTTTGAAGGTCGCCAAGCAATTCCCCAAGGTGACCTTCGAACACGCCACCGGCTACAAACAGGACAAGAACCTGGGCACTTATCTGGCACGCACCTATGAGGGTCGCTACGTCGGTGGTTTCATCGCGGCAAAGATGACCAAGAGCAAAAAAATCGGCTACGTCGCCTCCTTCCCGATTCCAGAAGTGATCCGCGATATCAACGCTATCCAACTGGCCCTGAACAAGTACAACCCCGGCACTGAAATCAAAGTGGTGTGGGTCAACTCCTGGTTCGATCCGGGCAAGGAAGCCGACGCCGCCAACGCGCTGATCGACCAGGGCGTGGACGTGGTGTTCCAGCACACCGACAGCCCGGCGCCGATCCAGGCCGCCGAGCGGCGCGGCGTCTACGCCGTCGGCTACGCTTCGGACATGGCCCACTTCGGTCCCAAGGCGGTGCTGACCTCCATTGTCAACGACTGGGGCCCGTACTACATCCAGGCGACCCAAAGCGTGATCGACCATAGCTGGAAATCCCAGGACTACTGGGGCGGTCTGAAGGAAGGCACGGTGAAGCTGCCGATCAGCGACCTGGTGCCTGCGACGGTCAAAGTCGAAGCCGAGCAAATCATCGCCGACATCGAGAGCGGGGCTTTCCATCCGTTCACCGGACCGATCAAGGACCAGGCCGGCGTCGAGAAAATCCCGGCGGGCGTGAGCGCTACCAATGCGGAACTGGCGTCGATGAATTACTACGTCGAAGGTATGAAGGCTGAGATTCCCAAATAA
- a CDS encoding heavy metal translocating P-type ATPase — MPESTLFDLPIAGMTCASCAGRVERALSNVTGASAVSVNLATEQARVQAPGGSLPALMQAVEQAGYSVPVQTLELSIEGMTCASCVGRVERALSKVAGVNRVSVNLANERAHLDLLGRVDPQTLIDAVKGTGYDASVWQAEQPHDAQSNRLNRERLALVLAILLSVPLVLPMLLQPFGVHWMLPAWAQFTLATPVQFIFGARFYVAAYKAVRAGAGNMDLLVALGTSAGYGLSIYEWAIARPGSMPHLYFEASAVVIALVLLGKYLESRAKRQTASAIRALEALRPERAIQVIDGQERDVAISALRLNDRVLVKPGERFPVDGEVLEGQSHADEALISGESLPVPKQPGDKVTGGAINGEGRLLVRTQALGAETVLARIIRLVEDAQAAKAPIQKLVDKVSQVFVPVVLVLALATLVGWWLYGAPLETALINAVAVLVIACPCALGLATPTAIMAGTGVAARHGILIKDAEALERAHEVTAVVFDKTGTLTSGTPRIAHLTALDGDEDRLLQMAGALQRGSEHPLAKAVLDACTERGLNVPDINDSQSLTGRGIAGSLDGQRLALGNRRLLDELGLAPGSLSESAQAWETEGRTLSWLIEQNATPRVLGLFAFGDTLKPGALAAVQALNERHIGSHLLTGDNRGSARVVAEALGIDNVHAEVLPADKSAIVQQLKKNAVVAMVGDGINDAPALAAADIGIAMGGGTDVAMHAAGITLMRGDPRLVPAALEISRKTYAKIRQNLFWAFVYNLIGIPLAAFGFLNPVLAGAAMALSSVSVVSNALLLKLWTPKHLEDKR, encoded by the coding sequence ATGCCTGAATCCACCCTTTTCGATCTGCCGATTGCCGGGATGACCTGTGCCAGCTGCGCCGGTCGGGTCGAGCGCGCCTTGAGCAATGTCACAGGGGCCAGCGCCGTCAGCGTGAACCTGGCAACCGAACAGGCGCGGGTCCAGGCGCCCGGGGGCAGCCTGCCAGCCTTGATGCAGGCCGTTGAACAAGCCGGCTACAGCGTCCCGGTCCAGACTCTGGAACTGTCGATCGAGGGAATGACCTGTGCCTCATGCGTCGGCCGGGTCGAGCGCGCCCTGAGCAAAGTCGCCGGGGTGAACCGTGTCAGCGTCAACCTCGCCAACGAACGGGCCCACCTCGACTTGCTCGGCCGGGTCGATCCGCAAACCCTGATCGATGCGGTCAAGGGTACCGGTTATGACGCCAGTGTCTGGCAGGCCGAGCAACCCCATGACGCGCAAAGCAATCGCCTGAACCGCGAGCGCCTGGCCTTGGTGCTGGCGATTTTGCTGTCCGTACCGTTGGTGCTGCCAATGCTTTTGCAACCGTTCGGCGTGCATTGGATGCTGCCGGCCTGGGCGCAATTCACTCTGGCGACACCGGTGCAATTCATCTTCGGCGCGCGTTTTTATGTCGCGGCCTACAAAGCCGTGCGTGCCGGGGCCGGGAACATGGATCTGCTGGTGGCCCTGGGCACCAGCGCGGGTTATGGCTTGAGCATTTATGAATGGGCCATCGCCCGTCCCGGCAGCATGCCACACCTGTATTTCGAGGCCTCGGCCGTGGTGATTGCCCTGGTGTTGCTGGGCAAATACCTGGAAAGCCGCGCCAAGCGCCAGACCGCCAGCGCTATCCGCGCCCTCGAAGCCTTGCGGCCGGAGCGGGCGATCCAGGTCATTGATGGTCAGGAACGGGACGTCGCCATCAGCGCCCTGCGTTTGAATGATCGGGTACTGGTCAAGCCCGGCGAGCGTTTCCCGGTGGACGGCGAAGTGCTGGAAGGCCAGAGTCACGCCGACGAGGCCCTGATCAGTGGCGAAAGCCTGCCGGTGCCCAAGCAACCCGGCGACAAGGTGACGGGCGGTGCCATCAACGGCGAAGGCCGTCTGCTGGTACGCACCCAGGCCCTGGGCGCCGAAACCGTCCTGGCGCGCATCATCCGCCTGGTGGAGGACGCCCAGGCGGCCAAGGCCCCCATTCAAAAACTGGTGGACAAAGTCAGCCAGGTCTTCGTGCCGGTCGTGCTGGTGCTGGCCCTGGCCACGCTGGTCGGCTGGTGGCTATACGGCGCGCCACTGGAGACAGCCCTGATCAACGCCGTCGCTGTGTTGGTGATTGCCTGCCCGTGCGCCCTCGGACTGGCGACACCCACGGCAATCATGGCCGGCACCGGTGTGGCCGCCCGCCACGGAATCCTGATCAAGGATGCCGAGGCCTTGGAGCGCGCCCATGAAGTCACCGCAGTGGTGTTCGACAAGACCGGAACCTTGACCTCCGGCACGCCGCGCATCGCCCACTTGACCGCCCTGGACGGTGACGAAGACAGGCTGCTGCAAATGGCCGGGGCACTGCAACGCGGCAGCGAACATCCCCTCGCCAAGGCGGTGCTGGACGCTTGTACCGAGCGCGGCCTGAATGTCCCGGACATCAACGACAGCCAGTCGCTGACCGGACGCGGTATTGCCGGCAGCCTCGATGGGCAGCGTCTGGCCCTCGGTAACAGACGCTTGCTGGACGAACTGGGCCTGGCCCCGGGTTCGCTGAGCGAGTCGGCCCAGGCCTGGGAGACCGAGGGCCGAACCCTGTCCTGGCTGATCGAGCAAAACGCAACGCCTCGGGTGTTAGGCCTGTTCGCCTTCGGCGACACACTCAAGCCCGGCGCCCTGGCGGCCGTACAAGCCCTGAATGAACGCCACATCGGCAGCCATCTGCTGACCGGCGATAATCGGGGCAGTGCCCGGGTGGTGGCCGAGGCATTGGGCATCGACAACGTTCATGCCGAAGTACTGCCGGCCGATAAGTCCGCCATCGTCCAGCAATTGAAGAAAAACGCAGTGGTGGCCATGGTCGGCGACGGCATCAACGACGCCCCGGCCCTCGCCGCCGCGGACATTGGCATTGCCATGGGCGGCGGCACCGACGTGGCGATGCACGCCGCCGGCATCACCCTCATGCGCGGCGATCCACGGCTGGTGCCGGCGGCGCTGGAGATCAGCCGCAAGACCTACGCCAAGATCCGGCAGAACCTGTTCTGGGCATTTGTCTATAACTTGATCGGTATTCCGCTGGCGGCGTTCGGCTTCCTCAACCCGGTGCTGGCCGGTGCCGCCATGGCCCTGTCGAGCGTCAGCGTGGTGAGCAATGCATTACTGTTGAAACTCTGGACACCCAAGCACCTGGAGGACAAGCGATGA
- a CDS encoding LysR family transcriptional regulator: protein MLRFDDLQLFVRAADLGSLSAAARVMDLSAAVASAALKRIEQHLGARLLARSTRSLRLTAEGEGFLEYARAALSSLDEGRRLLTSGQDQVSGVLQLSAPSDLGRNLLLPWLDAFQDEHPGLTVRLLLGDRIADLFKQPVDVALRYGEPEDSSLVALPVAPDNHRVLCASPGYLARHGEPNQLEQLAQHNCLLYMLGTRVHDRWCFHDGKREMSLTVSGDRFSDDADVVRRWAVAGAGIAYKSWLDVSTDVLAGRLKILLPHLQCERAPLNLLCAHRSQLSKPINLLREMLKLRCGRLTAQFARSSSPDH from the coding sequence ATGCTTCGATTCGACGACTTGCAGTTGTTCGTCCGGGCCGCAGACCTGGGCAGCCTTTCTGCCGCAGCCAGGGTCATGGACTTGTCGGCGGCGGTGGCCAGCGCCGCGTTGAAGCGGATAGAACAACACCTGGGCGCCCGGCTGTTGGCCCGTTCTACCCGCAGTTTGCGCCTGACGGCCGAAGGCGAAGGTTTCCTCGAGTACGCCCGCGCCGCGCTGAGCAGCCTCGATGAAGGGCGCAGGTTATTGACCAGCGGCCAGGATCAGGTCAGCGGGGTGTTGCAGTTGTCCGCCCCCTCGGACTTGGGACGCAACCTGCTGCTGCCCTGGCTGGACGCGTTCCAGGACGAGCACCCTGGGCTGACGGTGCGACTGCTGCTGGGTGATCGCATCGCGGATCTGTTCAAGCAGCCGGTGGATGTCGCGTTGCGGTATGGCGAGCCGGAAGATTCGAGCCTGGTGGCTCTGCCTGTCGCGCCGGATAACCATCGGGTGCTGTGTGCATCGCCGGGTTACCTGGCTCGGCATGGCGAACCCAATCAGTTGGAGCAACTGGCCCAGCATAATTGCCTGTTGTATATGCTCGGCACGCGGGTTCATGACCGTTGGTGCTTCCATGACGGCAAACGGGAAATGAGCCTGACCGTCAGCGGCGACCGTTTTAGCGACGATGCCGATGTGGTGCGTCGCTGGGCGGTGGCAGGTGCGGGGATCGCTTATAAATCCTGGCTGGATGTTTCAACCGATGTGTTGGCCGGACGTTTGAAAATCCTGCTGCCGCACCTGCAATGCGAGCGCGCGCCGCTCAATCTGCTGTGTGCTCACCGATCGCAGTTGAGCAAACCCATCAATCTGCTGCGAGAAATGCTCAAGCTGCGTTGTGGCCGGTTGACGGCACAATTTGCGCGCTCGTCGAGTCCCGACCATTAG
- a CDS encoding multidrug effflux MFS transporter, with protein sequence MNFRTILILGALSAFGPLAIDFYLPAFPAMATAFGTDENHIQLTLAAYFLGLSIGQLAYGPVADRFGRRIPLLTGVGLFTLASLACAYAPSLEWLIGARFVQALGGCAGMVISRAVVSDKCDAVGSAKVFSQLMLVMGLAPILAPVLGGLLVNLHGWQSIFIALTVFSALAATAVALWLPESLPAHVPRQPLSGALRQYGRLLTDSIFLGHALTGGIAIAGMFAYIAGSPFVFIKLYGVPAEHFGWLFGTNAAGFILVAQVNARLLSKRGPAFLLSRAVWVYLAAGLSLLAISSMHTERLWPLLIPLFICIASLGCILPNASACAMNGQGARAGSASAMLGCLQFSVAAGAAALVAALHDGTAVPMAMVISLCGLLVVGAAMLTRRLQHARTLAQASGQD encoded by the coding sequence ATGAACTTCCGTACCATTCTGATTCTTGGCGCCTTGAGCGCATTCGGTCCCTTGGCGATCGATTTCTATCTGCCGGCTTTTCCGGCCATGGCGACTGCCTTTGGCACCGATGAAAATCACATCCAACTGACCCTGGCGGCTTATTTTCTCGGATTGTCCATCGGGCAACTGGCCTATGGGCCGGTGGCGGATCGCTTCGGGCGGCGCATTCCATTGCTGACGGGCGTTGGCCTGTTCACCCTGGCGTCTCTGGCCTGTGCCTACGCGCCGAGTCTTGAATGGCTGATCGGTGCCCGCTTCGTCCAGGCCCTGGGCGGATGCGCCGGTATGGTGATTTCCCGGGCGGTGGTCAGTGACAAATGCGACGCGGTGGGCTCGGCCAAGGTGTTCTCGCAACTGATGCTGGTGATGGGCCTGGCGCCGATCCTCGCGCCGGTGCTCGGCGGGTTGTTGGTGAACCTGCATGGGTGGCAATCGATCTTCATTGCCCTGACGGTGTTCAGCGCACTGGCGGCGACAGCTGTGGCGTTGTGGCTGCCGGAAAGTCTGCCGGCCCATGTACCTCGTCAACCGTTGTCCGGGGCATTGCGCCAATATGGTCGACTGTTGACCGACTCGATTTTCCTGGGGCACGCCTTGACGGGGGGCATCGCTATCGCCGGGATGTTTGCCTACATCGCCGGTTCGCCTTTCGTCTTCATCAAGCTCTACGGTGTACCGGCCGAACACTTCGGCTGGCTGTTCGGGACCAACGCGGCGGGTTTTATCCTGGTGGCACAGGTCAACGCCCGGTTGTTGTCCAAGCGTGGGCCGGCATTCCTGCTGTCTCGCGCGGTATGGGTTTATCTCGCCGCCGGGCTGAGTTTGTTGGCGATCAGTTCCATGCACACTGAGCGGCTGTGGCCGTTATTGATTCCGCTGTTCATCTGCATCGCCAGCCTGGGTTGCATCCTGCCCAATGCTTCGGCTTGCGCCATGAACGGGCAGGGGGCTCGTGCCGGTAGCGCGTCGGCGATGCTGGGATGCCTGCAGTTTTCCGTAGCCGCTGGTGCCGCCGCGTTGGTGGCGGCGCTGCACGATGGCACGGCCGTGCCGATGGCAATGGTCATCAGCCTTTGCGGACTATTGGTGGTGGGCGCAGCGATGCTGACCCGCCGCCTGCAACATGCCCGGACACTGGCACAAGCCAGTGGCCAGGACTGA
- a CDS encoding PA4780 family RIO1-like protein kinase, protein MKTPKRIEPLIEDGLVDEVLRPLMSGKEAAVYVVRCGNELRCAKVYKEANKRSFRQAAEYQEGRKVRNSRQARAMAKGSKFGRKETEDAWQNAEVAALFRLAGAGVRVPKPYDFLEGVLLMELVADEYGDAAPRLNDVVLEPDQAREYHAFLISQIVLMLCTGLVHGDLSEFNVLLTPTGPVIIDLPQAVDAAGNNHAFSMLERDVGNMASYFGRFAPELKRTRYAKEMWALYEAGILHPASVLTGEFDEPEEQADVGGIMREIEAARLDEERRQAVRAADDAPPGKTEEPPPPWMQ, encoded by the coding sequence ATGAAGACTCCAAAACGCATTGAACCCCTGATCGAGGACGGTCTGGTCGACGAGGTGCTGCGCCCACTCATGAGTGGTAAAGAAGCAGCTGTTTATGTGGTGCGCTGCGGCAATGAGCTACGTTGCGCCAAAGTCTACAAGGAGGCGAATAAGCGAAGTTTTCGTCAGGCGGCCGAATACCAGGAAGGCCGTAAGGTGCGTAACAGCCGCCAGGCCCGTGCCATGGCCAAGGGCTCCAAGTTCGGGCGTAAGGAAACCGAAGACGCCTGGCAGAACGCCGAAGTGGCGGCGCTGTTCCGGTTGGCCGGCGCGGGGGTACGAGTGCCCAAGCCGTACGACTTCCTCGAAGGTGTGCTGCTGATGGAGTTGGTGGCCGACGAGTATGGCGACGCGGCGCCGCGTCTGAACGACGTGGTGTTGGAGCCGGACCAGGCCCGTGAGTATCACGCTTTCCTGATTTCCCAGATCGTGCTGATGCTGTGTACCGGGCTGGTGCACGGTGACCTGTCGGAGTTCAACGTGCTGCTTACGCCGACGGGCCCGGTGATCATCGATCTGCCGCAAGCGGTGGATGCCGCGGGCAACAACCACGCCTTCAGCATGCTGGAGCGGGACGTGGGCAACATGGCATCCTACTTCGGCCGGTTTGCCCCGGAGCTCAAGCGCACCCGGTACGCGAAGGAAATGTGGGCGTTGTATGAGGCCGGCATCTTGCACCCTGCCAGCGTCCTGACCGGCGAATTCGACGAGCCGGAAGAACAGGCGGATGTCGGCGGGATCATGCGCGAGATCGAGGCTGCCCGCCTGGACGAGGAACGCCGCCAGGCCGTACGCGCCGCTGACGACGCTCCACCCGGAAAAACCGAAGAACCGCCTCCGCCCTGGATGCAGTGA
- a CDS encoding zinc-binding alcohol dehydrogenase family protein, with the protein MKAIAYYHSLPITDPQSLQDIELPEPTVGPRDLLVEVKAISVNPIDTKIRQNVQPEDGAAKVLGWDVAGVVKAVGNEVTLFKAGDKVFYAGSIVRAGGNSELHVVDERIVGQMPKTLGFAEAAALPLTAITAWELLFERLQIQEGQDDQGQSLLIVGAAGGVGSILTQLASKLTALKVIGSASRPQTQDWVRGLGADLVVDHSHPLSDALKQAGQAQVTHVASLTQTDQHLDQLVEALAPQGKLALIDDPKALDVTKLKRKSLSLHWELMYTRSLFETADMIEQHKLLNRVAALIDAGTLQTTVGEHFGTINAENLRRAHALLESGKAKGKIVLEGF; encoded by the coding sequence ATGAAAGCCATTGCCTACTACCATTCGTTGCCGATCACCGACCCACAATCGCTGCAAGACATTGAACTGCCGGAACCCACTGTCGGTCCTCGGGATCTGCTGGTGGAAGTCAAAGCCATTTCGGTCAACCCGATCGACACGAAAATCCGCCAGAACGTCCAGCCCGAAGACGGCGCAGCCAAAGTGTTGGGCTGGGATGTGGCCGGCGTGGTCAAGGCGGTGGGCAATGAGGTCACGCTGTTCAAGGCGGGCGACAAGGTGTTCTACGCCGGCTCCATTGTCCGTGCCGGCGGCAACAGCGAATTGCATGTGGTGGATGAACGCATCGTCGGCCAGATGCCCAAGACCCTCGGTTTCGCCGAAGCCGCTGCCCTGCCGCTGACGGCCATTACCGCGTGGGAGTTGCTGTTCGAACGCCTGCAAATCCAGGAAGGCCAGGACGATCAGGGCCAAAGCCTGTTGATCGTCGGTGCGGCGGGAGGTGTCGGCTCGATACTGACGCAACTGGCCAGCAAGCTCACCGCACTGAAAGTCATTGGCAGCGCTTCCCGGCCGCAGACTCAGGACTGGGTACGAGGCCTGGGTGCCGACCTGGTCGTGGACCACAGCCATCCGCTGAGCGATGCATTGAAGCAAGCAGGCCAGGCTCAGGTGACCCATGTCGCCAGCCTGACCCAGACCGACCAGCACCTGGATCAATTGGTGGAGGCCCTGGCGCCCCAGGGCAAACTGGCACTGATCGATGATCCCAAGGCGCTGGATGTGACTAAGCTCAAGCGCAAGAGCCTGTCGTTGCATTGGGAATTAATGTACACCCGCTCGCTGTTCGAAACAGCGGACATGATTGAACAGCACAAACTGCTCAACCGCGTCGCCGCGCTAATCGACGCCGGCACCTTACAGACCACCGTCGGCGAGCATTTTGGCACCATCAACGCCGAGAACCTGCGCCGGGCCCATGCCTTGCTGGAAAGCGGAAAAGCCAAAGGCAAGATTGTGCTTGAAGGTTTCTGA
- a CDS encoding adenosine deaminase, protein MYDWLNALPKAELHLHLEGSLEPELLFALAERNKIALPWSDVDTLRKAYAFNNLQEFLDLYYQGADVLRTSQDFYDLTWAYLLRCKAQNVIHTEPFFDPQTHTDRGVPFEVVLNGIAAALKDGEQQLGITSGLILSFLRHLSEEQAEKTLDQALPFRDAFVAVGLDSSEMGHPPSKFQRVFDRARHEGFLTVAHAGEEGPPEYIWQALDLLKIQRIDHGVRAIEDERLMQRIIDEQIPLTVCPLSNTKLCVFDDMSQHNILDMLERGVKVTVNSDDPAYFGGYVTENFHALHTHLGMTQDQAKRLAQNSLDARLVKP, encoded by the coding sequence ATGTACGACTGGCTGAACGCCCTGCCCAAGGCTGAACTGCACCTGCATCTGGAGGGTTCGCTGGAGCCCGAGCTGCTGTTCGCCCTGGCCGAACGCAACAAGATCGCCCTGCCGTGGAGCGACGTGGATACCCTGCGCAAGGCCTATGCCTTCAACAATTTGCAGGAATTCCTCGACCTGTATTACCAGGGCGCCGACGTGTTGCGCACTTCCCAGGATTTCTACGACCTGACCTGGGCCTACCTGTTGCGCTGCAAGGCGCAGAACGTGATTCACACCGAACCGTTCTTTGACCCGCAGACCCACACCGACCGCGGCGTCCCGTTCGAAGTGGTGCTCAACGGCATCGCCGCCGCCCTCAAGGACGGCGAACAGCAACTGGGCATCACCAGCGGCCTGATCCTGAGTTTCCTGCGCCACCTGAGCGAAGAACAGGCCGAAAAAACCCTCGACCAGGCGCTACCGTTTCGCGATGCGTTCGTGGCCGTGGGCCTGGACAGTTCGGAAATGGGCCACCCGCCGAGCAAGTTCCAGCGGGTATTCGACCGTGCGCGCCATGAGGGCTTCCTGACCGTCGCCCACGCCGGCGAAGAAGGCCCGCCCGAGTACATCTGGCAAGCTCTGGACCTGCTGAAGATCCAGCGCATCGACCACGGCGTGCGGGCCATCGAAGATGAACGACTGATGCAGCGGATCATCGACGAGCAGATTCCGCTGACGGTCTGCCCGTTGTCCAACACCAAGCTGTGCGTGTTCGACGACATGTCGCAACACAACATCCTCGACATGCTCGAACGCGGTGTGAAGGTGACGGTCAACTCCGATGACCCGGCGTACTTCGGCGGCTACGTCACCGAAAACTTCCACGCACTGCACACCCACCTGGGCATGACCCAGGACCAGGCCAAGCGCCTGGCGCAGAACAGCCTGGATGCGCGGCTGGTAAAACCCTAA
- a CDS encoding 2-oxoglutarate and iron-dependent oxygenase domain-containing protein, producing MNSLPIIDISPLYGDAPSAWQSVASQIDQACRQWGFFYIKGHPISPARITDVLGHAQRFFTLPVEEKLKIDITQTRHHRGYGAVATEQLDPAKPSDLKETFDMGLHLPADHPDVLAHKPLRGPNRHPDLVGWEPLMEQHYRDMQALAQTLLRAMTLALGIERDFFDTRFNEPVSVLRLIHYPPRHTASSAEQQGAGAHTDYGCITLLYQDAAGGLQVRNVNGQWIDAPPIDGTFVVNLGDMMARWSNDRYLSTPHRVISPLGVDRYSMPFFAEPHPDTLIQCLPGCQDDAHPPKYPTTTCAEFLLSRFADTYAYRREQQAV from the coding sequence ATGAACAGCCTTCCCATCATCGACATCAGCCCGCTCTACGGCGATGCACCCAGCGCCTGGCAATCGGTCGCCAGCCAGATCGACCAGGCCTGCCGCCAGTGGGGCTTTTTCTACATCAAGGGTCACCCCATCAGCCCGGCGCGCATCACCGACGTCCTGGGCCATGCCCAACGCTTCTTCACGCTGCCGGTAGAAGAAAAACTCAAGATAGATATCACCCAGACCCGCCATCATCGCGGCTACGGCGCCGTCGCCACCGAACAACTGGACCCGGCCAAACCCAGCGACCTGAAAGAAACCTTCGACATGGGCCTGCACTTGCCGGCCGATCATCCCGACGTGCTGGCGCATAAGCCTCTGCGCGGTCCTAACCGACACCCGGACCTGGTGGGCTGGGAACCCCTGATGGAGCAGCATTACCGCGACATGCAGGCACTTGCACAAACACTGCTGCGCGCCATGACCCTGGCCCTCGGCATCGAGCGGGACTTCTTCGACACACGTTTCAACGAGCCAGTGAGCGTGCTGCGCCTGATTCACTATCCGCCGCGTCACACCGCCAGTTCTGCCGAGCAGCAAGGTGCCGGCGCCCATACCGATTACGGTTGCATCACCCTGCTCTACCAGGACGCCGCCGGTGGTCTGCAAGTGCGCAACGTCAACGGCCAATGGATCGATGCGCCGCCCATCGACGGCACGTTCGTGGTCAACCTCGGCGACATGATGGCGCGCTGGAGCAACGACCGTTACCTGTCCACGCCGCATCGGGTGATCAGCCCGCTGGGAGTGGATCGCTATTCGATGCCGTTCTTTGCCGAGCCGCACCCCGACACGCTGATCCAATGCTTACCCGGTTGCCAGGATGACGCCCATCCACCGAAGTACCCGACCACCACCTGCGCCGAATTCCTGCTGTCGCGCTTCGCTGACACCTATGCTTATCGGCGGGAACAACAGGCGGTGTAG